atttaattaaaaaaacttcaCTAGTGAACTCTTATCGCTTAGTGCGTTGAATATGGATTAAGAGGAGTACTCTGGTGTGATGtttgtttgaaattttaaaaattaatattttttccgGAACCTTTTCAAAAATggttattctttttattttctaaaactAAAATTACAAAATATCATCTCaagatgcattaattatttgttttctgTTTCTGATTTTAAATTAcaagtttttaatatattttcttttaaaaatttattgtaaaatattatttcttAAAACtgtttgaaataaataaataaaacacatatCAAACAACTGAAACAAGTCATTGATCACTCGTTAGCCTTGCCCTCATTACTTCTTCAAAAATGTAAaacaggaaaagaaagaaaaaaaaaagtttaaacatgAAAGTTGCAAAGTATTTGGataaagctttttttttttttatcaaaatcatGATTTGAAAATTCCTAACATGAATGAGATAGAGTTAGATACCTCCTTCTGGGTGACATTCACTGTCACACTCACTGCATCAAAGTCTTCATATTCAACAATCATGTGGGAAacagaattttgaaaattatgCGGCTTCACTTTTAGGTCATCTGAAATAATAAAAGTAGCTATTTCTGGAACGAACCCTTGATTATTGTTTGAAGGTGAAGTTCTTTGATGCTTGATCACTAGAGCCATGAGTTTCCCGCACTTGCATCTTTGATTCTTAAATGTGGTCAACAAGCCACACTAGGCTTACGAAGGCATTCCCATGAATTACATACGAAGTACTTTGTTTTCTCCGTGTCATCGATGTTGAGCTTTATAttttgacaatagctttccattGAGTTCCTTGGACGAAGCAGCATTTCTTTACATGTTGctgtccaaaattgattttcatCAAGATTGGTCACGCTTTCATACAATGAACTGAGGCTCCCAACACCAACACCAATCTTCTCCATATTTGATTCATCGGTTTTACCAACAAGCCTAGCAATCGTGCCCAACGGCAAGGTTAAGAAACTTAGCAGAACATCCACAAAGTCCTTCCCTGCTTCTGCAAacaaaactttatttttcttctcatcAACCAGCAGTCTCAGGCAAACTTGTTCCTTTTTTGCAGTTGTAGCCATGGTCTCTTTTGGTATGTTCTTCTTTGGGTGTTTTGTTGGGGCGTTGCCCATTATTCTGAGAGTGCCGTTCTCAATTATAATTTGTATTTTACAAAAGAAGAATGGAGAGTGAGTTTATGAAGCGCGATTTAAGGAATAACAGCTAGCAAAAATGATGAGGGTGTTATTATGCGAAATAATGGGGATTAACATACAGAGGTTGTTACTCCACATGGGGATTGGACGAATGttgagaaaacaaaaaaaagtaattaaccAAAGCAGCCGCAGATTTGAATTCCTTCCTAAGGATTTGGAGTATCTTTTGTTTTGAAACTGTTGAGATTACCTAGGTACTTTTCGGCTTGTTGACAACTTTCACTTTTAATTTTTACAtgtaaatttaaaaacaaattgtGTTTggcaaaattgaaaaaagaaattgTTATTTGGTCAATTTTAAAgcaattttttttgtacatcgaaaaattaaacaaaacaaaacaaaactataCGGCTAACAAATCCTTAGCCAAGATGGGATTAACCTCTTGAGGAGGCACCTCAAAACGGGTCAAAGCACACTGACGATCCACTCCAAGACCAGCAAGGCAATCCACGGCACCATTCGCAATTCTGACGATATGAGTAAGTTGAATATCCCATTCCTTATGAAGTAAACTTCTCACCTCCAAAAACTCTTCCGCAAGTTCATGGAAATGCACCCCATTACCTTGCAATGTGTCAACAATGCATAGAGAGTCCACCTCACATATAACACGACGCTCCCCACACTCCCAAGCAAAATTCATACAAGCCTTCAACGCCAAGATTTCAGACAGGAGGGGGTCACCACCGCTGCAGCCACCAATAAACCCCAACATACAATGTCCAGAGGAGTCCTGCAGCAGTCCTCCATAACCCATGCAACGGTGTGTGGCGCTATACGCTCCATCAGTGTTCCTCTTACAGCACCCCGGAGGAGGGAGTTGCCAACGAACGAGGCCCATGTCCTGCTCGGAATCCGCCCCTTTCCCTAGCCAGGTTTCACACTCTTTGCATTCGTGGTAAATCCACTTCACCGCAACATCAATCGTCCAATTATTCTCCCCCAAAACCATTATATTCCTCCAACACCAAACTATATTTTTAAAGCAATTTTAACCTCatttataaaactataaaaaaaaattaaattaaaattataaaatatagttGTGCGATTATGGCTTTAGTTTAAATAACATGTAacatcataaaaataaaaattaaacatgtaaCATCATCACCACCACGACATTCACAACCACCATTTTCATCATCGTCGTCACCACCACTTCCTCCTCCCTCTTTCACcagttccaccaccaccactgccacttcAGCAAAATCGAGTGTCAagaccaccaccacccacactGACTGACCACCACCATACTCTTCTGTTTTCTTGTAAGTTTGTGTGTGAAGTTCGAACGAGGATATACAGTTGGCTAGGAGTCTATTGGCACTTCATGATACAGTTGGCACCCGCGCTTCAAGCGATGGCAAAAGCGGGATTCAAGCTACAACTTGCTAAGGTGCAGAAGCGTGATTTTGAACAATATatacatttttatatatttctctcttctatttcaatcatatcactcattatatctcttattttctctttattttcttcatatttctcTTGTGTCCACTTCATttccattatttttttttgttacaaatggaAGATACTTCATTTCCATTTCCATTTAGTAGAAGTGTTACACTTATCAGAGCTAATTTACTTGAGAAAACACTCGATAAACTCAAACGAGTTATCGTTGCTCCGCATCCAAAATCTACCGTTTTTGTATTTCATCTTAAAAACATGATAAACATGAAACAAAAGCTCTTATGCATTGTTTCATTCTCTTCTCACATGTCTAACAAATGTAATGATTAAGCTTGTTTGGATAGGCACTAAGTAAAATCTCTTATTGAGAAGCTCCAATAACTTCTGGTCCTCATCCAAAGAGCCACTTGATTTAGAAATAATAGGCATAAATCCATGAAAGTATATATGACTGCTACATAATCCTAAATATTTGTCATTGTCAGATTTACCTAAAAAATAAGTTCAGATCCTCAAATTCAGAAACACAGAAACAAACAACACTGCTAAGACTGCACCAAACACAGCAAAACGACAATGGAAACACAAAATCAAAACGCATTACAGTAGAGACGCCGTCCAATCTCATAGCAGGCAAATGCATCCACAGTCGCGTACTTCACCTGCTCCGCCGTGAGTCGCACACGGTCCCAGCTGCTCCTCGCAACACTCTCCGGCTTCTCCACATCCTTCCCGAGAACGCGCCGCGCCAGCGTAGTAAGACTCGCCGCCGTCATCGCCTCGTCACCGAGCACATCGGCGGCGAGGGAGCGGAGGTCGACGCAGTTAGCCACAGGAAGATTAAGGATCTCCAAGAGCCTGGCGGCGTGGGCATCAATGCCTACGCCGATGAATGTGTGATTGGGGTCGcggaggaaggaggagaggtGGAAGGGGATGAATTGGGCGTGGGCGAGTTGGTAGATGACGCAGCGGCGGTCGACGCAGAGGTGGAGAGTGGCGGGTTGGTGGTTGTTGTTGGGTTGGGATTCGAGGTGGAGTGCGATGATGAAGGGGTGGGGTTGGTGGAGGTGGAGAGTGTCGGTGAGCCAGTCGTTGACGGCGTCGGGTTTGGAAGTGAGGAGGGTGTGGACGGTGTCGGAATGGAAGGTTACGTCGTAGAGGTTGTAGCCGTCGGGGATGTTGTAGTCGACGATGCTGATGAGGGATGTTGAATTGGGGTTTGGGTTGTAGGTTCGCATGTCGATGGGGATGTGGTTGTCGTCTACGAGGAATGTTCTCATTGTTGAATgccagagagagagagggagggaggggTTTGGATTTTGTGTTGGGGGTGAGTGTGATTAGAAGAAGATTGAGAATGAAGACGATTGGGGAGAAGACTGATGGAGAAAAATGGGGCACGATGTTTCCATGTCTGCACGGTTTGGAATTTTGGATAGGGTCCAGTACCCAGACTTGTTTGGATATAGGGACTTTGTTTTGTTAAGGTTCTTTGCTTTTGGATATAAATAGGGGGATTGGGTAAATCAATCGGGACAAAATATATGTTAAATTATTACGGGTATGAGTGAACcaataatatttaagataagtgatTAAATATGAAATGCACGGTCATCTTTTTAATTACTTGCTATTTTCGGCTGAGTCGTGGACACTGCAAGGCTAAATAGGCAATGGCCTTAGGTCCCAATAAAACCACCTATATAATGAACTCGTTGAGCATTGAATCACGACTTGCGCCTAGCAGCTTTATGCAAGCAGGAATAGTCTCCTCTCTGCCGATCATCGGAACCGTAAAGAAGATCCCTACGACCGGAATGTGCAGCAAGCACGACACATCAACCAGCGTGATGGTCTTCCCCCGAAGGGCATGTGAAAGGAGGAGGTCTCCCTATGCCACCTCTCCACGAAAATTGAGATAAGGCATTATTAATCATAGTGTGAGAGCGGGAAACAAGTGTGTAGATGGTAGAATGTTGCACTAACTTCAACACCTCGGGAGTACCCTCACAATTCATTTTCGCCAACTTGTTCCCACAAGTGGCGGCGGTGAGGTCCCCTCTGTCAGTGTAATCCTGAAAACATGTCCAAATATTAGCATACATTCAACAGACATCAACATAGATTAAGCATTAACTCTGAGAAACAATTCATACCTGGTCGTTCAGGAGCAAGGCATGCAATAAAAAAAGAGCCACGTGCTCAGTGTACTATGTCAGCAATGACAAGTCTTCAGAACCTCTAGGAAACTGAGGGCCCTGCTGAAGCACAAGAGTTTGTGGAGGCGGAGGCACGACCTGCTGCTGAGCATCAACAACTATGACATAGGGTGCGGCAGGCTCCTGCTGGACTGCGGCTAATCCGAGCTCCTCTTGAGCATCGGCTGCTGTGGCGGGCTCCTCATGTGCAGGCTCGTCATGAGAAGGCTCCTGAATATGCGGTGGTGGAGTTGAAGCTGATGTGTGTGCAGCATCCTGTCGGCACTAGCGATGTGAGGCAATTTGTGGCACACGCAGTCCCGACAGCCAACCACGACCACAACCCTCCTAGCCTCGTCTGCCTTCACGTGTGCAAGCCATTTGTGTATAAACAATGATAAGTACATGCAAAAATTAACATAAAATTAACATAGAAAAAAATTTagcaatttcaatttttttttgtgtttcagGATTTATATCTCGGAAGCTTTCGGATTCTAATTCCCTGAactgaaattcaaaattaaaatgttttttgTGTTCCGGAATTTATATCCCGGAAGCTCCTTGTTTATAATTCCCGGAACAACCCCATTTTAACGTTGCCAACGTTGCGGGATCTAAATCCCAAAACCTTAAAAAGGGGGTTTCAGGTTCTAAACCCCAGTACAGACCTATCTAACGTTGCTAATGTTTCAGGACATAATTCCCTCCCGAAACCTTTAAGGGGGTTTCGGGTTCTAAAATCGGGAACAAGCCTTTTTCAATATTGCCGACGTTCCATGATCTAATTTCCGGGACTTTAAAGGGGGTTGGGTTCTAAAACCCAAAACAAGCCTACTTCAATGTTGCCAACTTTCCGGGATCTAATTCCTGGATCCTACATTTTGCCTTCCTGATTCTAAAACCTGAAATAACCTAAATCccgtaaaaaaaattagagcgTAAGCGAGAAGTTTGAAGAAGACAAACCTGGTATGATGTCGAAGATGAAGAGTGAGAGAGGGAAAGCACTTGTCACAAGGAGAGTAAGAGGGTGAGAAGGGCTTGTGAGTGTGAGAGGGAATGGAGAAtaaggagaaagaagatgaggaGAGGGAGAGTGAAAGGGAAGAATGCGAGAGCAAGTGAGAGGGAATGTGATAGAATAGAGAATGAGAGGAATGTGAGAGAGCTTTTTTTGAAGATTGTTTTTTGTCAATTTGAAGAAGATAAAGTGGTGGGAAGTTAGAAGTGGAAAGGGGTTTTCTTGAAGTGGAAGGTATTATTGGGTTTTAGAAAATTAGGTGGTGGGAAATTGGAGGAGTGGCCCTTGTTGGAATGCTCATTGTTGTGCAGCTCTGCGAAGCTTTATCCATGATGCGAGATTCCATTTGCTTGGGCTAGCGCCCCACTTTGTAACTGGGCTTGTTTCCCTCTTTTGAATCCAAGTTCCAGTTTGTATATATGCTCCGATAAataattgacaaaaaaaatgctCAGATAAATAATGCAAATTATGAGTCACAtttgttccggtatggaaccgcagacttaggctaaccaatatcgagagcaagcgagattaaacaaagtgagtaaaatgcgtgaaaatgataggatcctgccgcttgggcggtccttctttatttatagttgggttttgatccggctggatcatgggttacccggcccatttaATACATGATTCGGTCAGCCTAAGTAATATACATATTGATCAGCCCATACCAGACCACAAGCCCTCAAGACACTAAGGCTTAGTATAAGGCGAAAGTGTCTTTGATAAGCCCTCAGCAATTTACATCACATAAAATGTCAATAAAGGCGTGTAAattcaaatatttataaatCTTAACTAACACATAATGAATATCATCTTTGCACGCTGAACCAACCTTGTCACATCCACTCAGCTGTCACTTCACATGCCCTTACCGTGGCAGATTTCGAAATCATTATTACTTTACATGCTTTAAGTTCATCAAGTAGATCTCCTGCATATTTTTGGGAACTTGATACTACAATACTATCACATATATTGAAATTCCACTAACACAATCATCAAAGCTGCAATAAATGTAATAAAGTGTTATAAATTTAAACGAAAAATTATACCTCCTCCTGAAACGCACCTAGTCTCGAAACGTCACGTCTTTAGACTATAATACCCCTCACCACTTCTCCCTTAACAAATCACATcccttcaaattcaaaaaatttcaaACCAACGTATCCCTTTGGTCCAAACGTCAGAACTTTTGCCTCGAACACAGCCCACACGCGAGGACACGCGTCCCTTTACTCACCATTCAATTCACCTTTTCATCTCCCCTCCCCCTTTCTATATAAGATCCGAAATTCTTACCCTTCTCTCACactctcattttcacttttctTACCCTTATCATCCTCTCCGATCATCCACAACAgtaagaatttttctattttctccACCAAGTTTGCTTAACGTTCGACGACCCCACTGCATTCATCACCAAAATCCCAGAAATCGCTCAAACTTCTCTCCTTCACAGGTAAAcctcatcctcttcttctttctaaTTTCtacatttcttttttgtttttaaaactttAGCCTCACATGAACAACTTACTCTACTAAACCCAGAAACTCAACACAATGTTCTACCTTTCTACCCAGAAAATCAAAGTTTGACATTTCCACCCAGAAATTCAAActactttttctcttcttctcacaCTTTGAAACTCTTCCTTTCAGGAATCCTTTGAAAATGACTACCAAACGTACTCGTAAGGAAGCTTCTGCCTCCACCATTCCATCTCCTGCTGATTCTCTATGGGTTtctagtaaaattaaaaaacaattttcaaagatTTGCACCCCAAAAGCTGTCATCGACTTAGTcactaaatataattttaggaAAGATGGCCTAGATGCCCACCTAGACATAATTCCATGCGCCCCTGATGAACCATGTTGTTTCGGGAAAACAGATGGTCAAGGGCGAAACTTTACCTACTTATTCGAAAGTCTGTTCTCCGATCTAAAGTATGATTTGCCATTCTCTGACTTTACTTGCTCGGTTCTAACCCTTTTGAACGTTGCCCCCACTCAACTCCATGGTAATGCCTGGGCCTACTTAAAAGCTTTTGAAGTCCTGTGTCAAACCTTACACATCATACCTACCAGCAAcaaatttttttacttctttgaaaGATGCGGACGAAATGTGAAGGGCGAATATGTCTCACTCGCCACCGCTAGGGGTCTAGGATTGTTCACCCTGtataaaagccattacaaacacTTCAAAGGTAAATTTTTCAAACTTCGCGAATCTGATGCTTGCAAAGACATATTTTACTTTGCCGATGGAAGCCCAAAATTTCCTTTCTATTGGACGAACCAATACGAGAGCATCATCAAAATTCCCGATGATGCTCTTACCCCCGAGGAATTAGTAGACTGCAAATTTCTATCTGGCCTAGGCTTAAACCTTACAGATTTTATGGTTGCTCTCTCTAAAAATGCAGTTGAAAAATATGTTGGTAAGGCATTCTAACCTGTTTCGCCCCTTCCTTTAAATTACATAAGAAGACTTTACCAAGTTCTAACTCTTGCTCACTATTTTGCAGGATCAATGGCTCGCCTAACTGAATAAGACATCCTTCGATTTCGCCGCGAACAACAGGCTGCTCGCGAAAAAAGGAACCCCGCGAAGTCGGTGGACGAACATGCCACCAGCCACTCTGGTACTGAATCAGGCCGCCccgcaaaaaagaaaaagaagaatgaagatCCTACCTCTATCAAAAGCAAAGCCTCGAACCAAACCTCACTGGAGAAGTTCATGGGCAAAGGCGAATCTGCGTTGGCGAACAAAGGCTGTTCATCAAGCACCCCACCCGTTTGTTGGAAAAACTTGCTGAAAGAGTTTGAGGAATTATCCTCGGATGATGTAACTTCAATTTGGGACTCCAAAATTGATTTCAACTCCCTGGTGGAAACAAATCTGGTGTTCGAGGCGGACCGTGATAAGATGAGGAAACTAGGTTTGAAGGAAGCTTGTCAAGCCATGATGACAAAGGGCTTGGAGATTGCTGCTATCTCCAAGATGATCGACCTTGAATCAGCCGGATTCGATGGTCTCGCTTCAGCCAAACTTGttgaagagaaggaaaaagaaattggaaaaatgaaaGCTACACTCAAGTTGCTGGACAAGTCGAACAAGGCGAATGAAAAGAAAGCCGCGGATTTGGCTTTAGAGttggaaaaaatgaagaaaacctCTGATGAAAACAATGCTACCCTCCAAACCTTGAatgaggaaaatgaaaaaatcaagGCTGACTACGCTCAATTGACTACTGTGCATAATCAAATGCTTGAAGAAAATTCCCAGATGAAAACCGAAATCGCTGACTTGAAAATTTCCGTTCTGGATCAGTTTGAAGCTGGATTTTCTAAAGCACTTACTCAAGTCACTTTCCTTAATCCTGACCTGGCGATCAACTTGACGGGAACAGACCCTTACGCCCGCATTGTTAATGGCAAATTGATCGGCCCGGATAACGCGGATGAGGAaagagttgatgaagaagaagaaaaagaggaagaagaaaaccaagaagatgatgaaggaaaTGTCAACAACAAAGAAGGAGGTGGTGAAACTATCTGAATGATCTAGGCTCTGAGTTTGTTAGCCCCTTCTCTTTCAACCGACAATGTAAAAGGCTACAGGCCTCTTCTGCTTTAAATTACTCAACGTTCCTTACCTTATGTAACAATTTCCTTTATCATAATGAAATTTTCTTCAGTATTCACATGAGTGCCCTCTATCTAATTGTTTCGCCCAATCAACTGTAATAACTTCTGAAATTGTCATAACTTCTATAATAACACTATCCCTTACTCACCCAAACAACTATCACAATAACTAAGTCTATAACTAAGCATATCCTTACTTAGTCACCTGGATTATCATAtgactcaaaaaaaaaaaatataagcataACCTTACCTAATTATTCAAGTTATCATATAACTTCAAAATATAACTTAACATAAATAACgtttactaacctttcacccGAATCGGTCCGCCTTCGTCATTTAATTGAACTCGTTACTCTCACATTTTACTGTACATAGTAAAATACTCTGGAATAGATCTCTTTAAATgttataaaatttaaacttaatcaactactttggaatcataaggcctttgtgtatataacttagtcaaatttacatttttgacatagttattattcatggaaatcaaagtcaacatatttgatttcattagtatgctcgcgtggagacttgtgcttagtttggacaagcttaaatccaatttaagactgtgcttatgaattcgtggccggatgctcttgttttaagagacttacttttttctcaattgtctgacgtcgcccaattgatagaccttagttgataagtttccgctatggataaaagaaataagtaaaatgataagcccttgatcattttaaaaaggttatgcctcgttaaaaactctcccgcctggggtagagaaaagagtgcatcgaatttagtcttacacaacaaacatagtcttaaacaatacaaccaacaaacgtagacttcaacacacacaaactgaaacaacgaaacatagtcttggacaaacatacactgaaacaaactgtacaaaatcaaacaaaccgaacgaaccaccctgcacttcaactgtaataataacggagatgctgtgcattccaagcccttgggacccttcACCCCGATAACTcttccaaatgatacgccccttgaccaagctcacgcagaatcctgtaaggtccttcccaattaggtgataacttcgaatcatcaggcccctttgccttcctacgcagaaccaaatcaccaactctcatttgcctcggaaccactctagaattgtatcgccttttcgacctctgttttaccattgcctgcctcaaacgaacctctgcttgcgtttcctctgctaaattgagatcaaccactctattcatgtcgttctgctcttcattataagttgccaccctgaaagttacatcttgtaattctgctggtatcatcgcatctaccccgtaagtcaacttaaaaggtgattcgccagtagttgattgaggagtagtattgtacgcccaaatgaccgTGATTAACTCTTCGGCCCATAATCCCTTAGCTTCGCCTagacgctttctaattccattgagaatgactttattcgctgactccacttgtccatttgtctgagggtgctcaactgaggcgaaacgcatctcaattcccattcctgcacaaaaatccttcacactcctgcttgtaaactgtgttccattgtctgagacgatagttgctggaatgccaaatctgcaaaccaattttctccaataaaactttttgactttttctgctgttattttcgccattgattccgcctcaatccacttagtaaaatagtccaccgccaccaaaataaatctgatttgagaacctgctggagtgaacggtcccagaatatctactccccacattgcaaatggccacgatgaactcattgagctaagagtctcaggcggcgccttatgtaaatctgcataaatttgacatttaccccacttcttcacatattccatacaatcccctcgtaaagttggccaatagaaccccgccctgagcactttcgccgccaaagatcttccccctacatgacttgcacacacaccttcgtgaacttcaaacatgattctttccgcctcatccttagagacacatctcaataaaggaactccaatccctcttctgtacaattgatcgcccaacaatgtgtaacgactcgcctcgcgaatttgatccttagagAATGTCAACACATTAGAGccttctgcctccaaacactgTTTGATACGCCCCATCCAATCTGAATTCGCTAAAtttaacaccatcattgtctcatcttcttcgATACTTGGGCTACTTAAGACTTCCTGGATAACTGACTTATTGtttcccggcttcttggtgcttgctaactttgatagaatatccgcccttgtattctcctcccgcggaacataattgacctgcactgtgcctatctgctttatcaatccctgagctttcaataaatacttagccagctgtgcgtccctcgcctgatattcaccctgaatttgcctggaaactatctgagaatctgttttaatcattatgctcttgacccccatctcgatcgccaacttcaaacctgcaattatagcttcatactttgcctgattattgcttgctttaaagtcaaacttgagtgactgctcaactgtcacgccacctggcccttctaagattatgtcagctccacttcccttgacattagacgaaccatctacagacaaactccattcgccaacttccatatttttctcactggaagacatttcattaacaaaatccaccaatacctgtgctttaactagacctttcctgtcaaaagtgatttcaaattctgacaattcaacagcccaggaaaccattcgtccagccagatcaggcttttgcaaaacttggcgaagtggcaaatctgtttttaccataattggaaagccttggaaataaggtcttaatttcctggcggatatgattagagctaatgcagctttttcaattttttggtatctaatttcagctccttgaagagcatgactcacaaaatatatgatcctcatatcatccttattttcttgcaacaaaactgaactaactgcattatcagagatggaaataaacagtgataatgaaatacctggaactggtttggctaaaattggtggcttggacaaatgatccttcaaactttggaacgccctctcacattcttcagtccactgaaaagttttgttcttccttaagcattgaaaaaatggtgctgatttttccccagaacacggaagaaacctggataaagctgctattcttcctgttaacttctgcacatctttaactgaggttggactctgcatatcgagtatcgccttacacttatcagggttcgcctcaattcctctcctcgtgatcatgaaacccaaaaactttccgctttgaattccaaacgaacatttttccggattaagtctcatgttatgctttcttagttcgccaaaagcttcttcgagatcagaacaatgcgccatcatttcctctgacttgaccaccatgtcgtctacataaatctccatgttccgccccacctgcttgtcaaacaccttatccatcaacctttggtatgttgctcccgcattcttcagcccaaacggcatagtctgatagcaatagttcgcctgatttgtcatgaaagctgttttctcctcgtcaggctgatacattcttatttgatgatatcctgagtatgcatccatgaggctaagcattccgaatccagatgccctatccacaagcttatcaatattcggtaaaggataagaatccttaggacagtgcttgttcaaatctgtataatctgtgcacattcgccacttgccattagccttcttcaccataacaacattcgccaaccaagttggatactttacttccctaatgaaTCCAGCCTCCAGTAACTTATTCGTTTCCACCTTTAcagcctctgccttttcttcgcccatctttcttttaaactgaacaataggtttcaccccgggatttaaagccaatttgtgacatataaattccggatcgattcctggtaaatctcttgcactccatgcaaacaaatccatattctcagataataattttaccaacctgttttcctgacttgtagttaaattgacaccaactttcaagtttcgctcaccaatttggatcgccttagtttcctcttctgatttcatcttgtactcactgaat
This is a stretch of genomic DNA from Lotus japonicus ecotype B-129 chromosome 1, LjGifu_v1.2. It encodes these proteins:
- the LOC130719189 gene encoding uncharacterized protein LOC130719189 gives rise to the protein MRTFLVDDNHIPIDMRTYNPNPNSTSLISIVDYNIPDGYNLYDVTFHSDTVHTLLTSKPDAVNDWLTDTLHLHQPHPFIIALHLESQPNNNHQPATLHLCVDRRCVIYQLAHAQFIPFHLSSFLRDPNHTFIGVGIDAHAARLLEILNLPVANCVDLRSLAADVLGDEAMTAASLTTLARRVLGKDVEKPESVARSSWDRVRLTAEQVKYATVDAFACYEIGRRLYCNAF